Proteins encoded together in one Anopheles darlingi chromosome 3, idAnoDarlMG_H_01, whole genome shotgun sequence window:
- the LOC125953252 gene encoding uncharacterized protein LOC125953252: MDQSTTAATISSSSLSTCCNALTHQQHHHHHHHQGADASLLGSDMECIEENVIIDEITEAEPTSVTLRYCKRKFLRPYVIILALAGIRPSSTDLEFLGRWVGHLQTTLVLCLLCLGYVLQFLCGFRRDHGFPTTNDITPAAATTGASVKSWFTFTSRAHEASNGAESTTWNPLVAASNDSEVSPNRTHLIEAEHTGFAGSGEAIFIYLIPALLHLNGYLLAVFIYRFADNEQLQCLVERVFILSNNPRRLVRTLWLYFGLGVGWLGASIAYILLLGGDSASAYDRFTSFRWPLHFNASPTAPDLLRAILTVTLFCHDLVQMVVIVSYSLICYLLRCYLKALKEKLLLHTIEPLNWMREICEFRKLLYHLNTRISLPVASLTVLNLSYTVASVVHLFRDMTACPINIFTASLANILLWLFISLMPFFQAASLTVTCRQTQSCGHLISIRPFVHRNTSSEDLNTVLLYASSLKMSAKLFRMPISAHYLCFFVLVCFIAILTFGMCLNISLGTH, from the exons ATGGATCAGTCCACGACGGCGGCCACAATATCGTCCTCGTCACTCTCGACCTGCTGCAACGCTCTgacccaccaacaacaccaccaccaccaccaccatcagggaGCGGATGCATCGCTGCTTGGCAGTGACATGGAGTGCATCGAGGAGAACGTGATT ATTGACGAAATCACCGAGGCCGAACCAACGTCCGTCACGTTGCGCTACTGCAAACGCAAG TTTCTCCGACCGTACGTGATCATCTTGGCCTTGGCTGGCATTCGACCGAGCTCGACCGATTTGGAATTTCTCGGCCGTTGGGTTGGCCATCTGCAGACGACGCTCGTGCTGTGCCTGCTCTGTCTTGGCTACGTGCTGCAGTTTCTCTGTGGATTCAG GCGGGATCATGGATTTCCCACGACAAACGACATtacgccggcagcagcaaccaccggtgCTTCCGTGAAAAGTTGGTTCACTTTTACCAGTCGAGCGCATGAAGCGTCCAACGGAGCGGAGTCTACTACTTGGAACCCATTGGTGGCGGCCAGTAACGATAGCGAGGTATCGCCGAACCGCACTCATCTCATCGAAGCGGAGCACACCGGGTTCGCTGGATCCGGTGAGGCTATCTTCATCTATCTCATTCCGGCCCTGCTGCACCTGAACGGTTACCTTTTGGCGGTCTTCATCTACCGGTTCGCCGACAACGAGCAGCTGCAGTGTCTCGTCGAAAGG GTATTTATACTGAGCAACAACCCACGGCGTCTGGTGCGAACGCTCTGGCTGTACTTTGGCCTTGgcgttggctggctgggcgcctccatcgcctACATACTACTGCTCGGTGGTGACAGCGCCAGTGCGTACGACCGATTCACCTCCTTCCGATGGCCGCTACACTTCAATGCGTCACCTACCGCACCTGACCTGCTCAGAGCCATCCTCACCGTTACACTCTTCTGTCACGATCTCGTGCAAATGGTTGTGATCGTTAGCTACAGCCTGATATGCTATCTGCTCCGTTGCTACCTAAAAGCGCTGAAGGAGAAGCTGTTGCTCCACACGATCGAACCACTCAATTGGATGAGG GAGATTTGCGAGTTCCGTAAGCTGCTGTACCATCTGAACACGCGGATCTCGCTACCGGTCGCCAGCCTCACGGTGCTGAATCTCAGCTACACGGTGGCGAGCGTTGTCCATCTGTTCCGCGATATGACGGCCTGCCCGATTAACATATTCACCGCCAGCCTCGCCAACATTCTGCTCTGGCTCTTCATCTCGCTGATGCCGTTTTTCCAG GCCGCCAGCCTAACGGTCACCTGCCGCCAAACGCAATCCTGTGGCCATCTGATTAGCATTCGACCGTTCGTGCACCGGAACACATCGTCCGAGGATCTGAAcacggtgctgctgtacgCTTCGTCGCTTAAAATGTCGGCCAAATTGTTCCGGATGCCGATCAGCGCCCACTATCTGTGCTTTTTCGTGCTCGTCTGCTTCATCGCCATCCTAACGTTCGGGATGTGCCTGAACATATCGCTCGGTACTCATTAG